In Clupea harengus unplaced genomic scaffold, Ch_v2.0.2, whole genome shotgun sequence, one genomic interval encodes:
- the atp5mf gene encoding ATP synthase subunit f, mitochondrial produces the protein MADKAVALAEKRLMDVKLGQIFSWLGTRDFTPNGLVGAVRRGHERYFNKYIHVKKGGIGGVAMLLTGYVVLSYVWEYDHIKHDRWRKYH, from the exons ATGGCGGACAAAGCAG TGGCCCTGGCCGAAAAGAGGCTTATGGACGTCAAACTTGGGCAGATCTTCTCATGGCTTGGAACTAGGGACTTTACTCCCAATGGACTCGTTGGTGCAGTCCGCAGAG GACATGAAAGATACTTCAATAAGTACATCCATGTGAAGAAGGGTGGCATTGGTGGCGTTGCCATGCTCCTGACTGGATATGTCGTGCTGAGCTACGTTTGGGAATATGATCACATCA AGCATGATCGTTGGAGGAAGTACCACTGA